The following are encoded in a window of Telmatobacter sp. DSM 110680 genomic DNA:
- a CDS encoding ABC transporter permease, which translates to MNPFPRLFGRNRRYQDIDVSVQEHIQERADELESEGMPRKQAEQAARREFGNVALVQQRSREQWQWRALESMLADFKFTLRRLRKSPGFTVTVLLTLAIGIGANTAVFSVVDGVLLKPLPYPDSNQLAALWLDAPGAPGLANFESGLRLSASMYFTFSEHNRTFQSLGVWAPSTANVTGIAQPEQVHTLLITDGVLQTLDIHPAFGRWLSQADQDPHGAKRVMLSYGYWQRRFGGDRNVIGRSIQLDAKTCEIIGVMPRGFRVVDNDFDMLAPLQFDRGNLKLAGFGYNGIGRLKPGISLAQANGDIGRLISTWMDTFSNGPGTNPHYYDLWKVSPHFRSLKQQVIGNISNVLWVVMATVGLVMLIACVNIANLLLVRADSRQHELSIRAALGAGRARIVRELLFESVLLGLIGGVFALGVASAGLRLLVAFGPVNLPRLSEVTLDAHALAFTLALSVISGLLFGSIPAIKYARTRAAAALSGANRTASAGRVRQRSRSVLVVAQVAMALVLLVSALLMIRTFAALRNVEPGFTDPDHLQLMHIYIPDLLVADPRTVTHQQNEIADKISAVPGVTSVGFAAAAPMEGFEPNWDEIGAEGKVYPGGEPPLRMFNYVSPGYFQTAGTRMVAGRDFTWSDIYNLNRYVIVSENFARENWGPASAAIGKRVRQFSSMPWVEVIGVVQDVRHNGVDEKAPAIVYWPAMLESPYTRTPTLDAPREVTFAIRTNRAGSESLIGDVQQAVWSVNNNLPVATPSTMQEIYSKSMARTSFTLTMLAIAGTMALALGIIGIYGVLSYAVAQRTREIGIRLALGAQKNELKWMFVRSALTLTVIGVSIGIAAAAALTQSMKALLFDISPLDPLTFLTVPLILTAAALLASYLPARRAAAVNPVVALRVE; encoded by the coding sequence ATGAACCCATTTCCCCGGCTCTTCGGTCGCAATCGCCGCTATCAGGACATCGACGTCTCCGTTCAGGAGCACATCCAGGAGCGCGCCGACGAACTCGAGTCCGAAGGCATGCCTCGCAAACAGGCCGAGCAAGCCGCCCGTCGCGAATTCGGCAACGTCGCCCTTGTCCAGCAGCGCAGCCGCGAACAGTGGCAGTGGCGCGCACTCGAGTCTATGCTCGCTGATTTCAAATTCACCCTGCGCCGCCTCCGCAAGTCTCCGGGATTCACAGTCACCGTCCTCCTCACACTCGCCATCGGAATCGGGGCCAACACCGCCGTCTTCAGCGTCGTTGATGGAGTTCTGCTCAAGCCTCTTCCCTACCCCGATTCGAACCAGCTTGCCGCGCTCTGGCTCGACGCTCCGGGAGCTCCGGGGCTGGCGAATTTTGAGAGTGGCCTGCGTCTCTCTGCTTCGATGTATTTCACTTTCTCCGAGCACAACAGAACTTTTCAATCGCTCGGTGTGTGGGCTCCCAGCACCGCCAATGTCACGGGCATCGCCCAGCCCGAGCAGGTGCATACCTTGCTGATCACTGATGGCGTGTTGCAGACGCTCGACATCCATCCCGCCTTCGGCCGCTGGCTCTCGCAAGCCGATCAGGACCCGCACGGCGCTAAGCGCGTGATGTTGAGCTATGGCTACTGGCAGCGGCGTTTCGGCGGAGATCGCAACGTAATCGGTCGTAGCATTCAGCTTGATGCCAAAACCTGCGAGATCATCGGTGTCATGCCGCGCGGCTTTCGTGTAGTCGACAACGACTTCGATATGCTCGCTCCGTTGCAGTTCGATCGCGGCAACCTCAAACTTGCGGGATTCGGATACAACGGCATCGGCCGTCTCAAACCCGGCATCTCGCTCGCCCAGGCCAACGGCGACATTGGCCGCCTGATTTCTACCTGGATGGATACCTTCTCCAATGGTCCCGGCACCAATCCCCACTATTACGATCTCTGGAAGGTCTCACCGCATTTCCGGTCGTTGAAGCAGCAGGTCATCGGCAACATCTCCAATGTCCTCTGGGTGGTCATGGCCACTGTCGGCCTCGTGATGCTCATCGCCTGCGTAAACATTGCGAACCTGCTTCTTGTTCGAGCAGATTCGCGTCAGCACGAGCTTTCCATTCGCGCCGCACTTGGAGCGGGTCGTGCGCGCATCGTTCGAGAGCTTCTTTTCGAAAGCGTCCTGCTCGGGCTCATCGGCGGCGTGTTCGCCCTGGGTGTCGCGTCAGCCGGATTGCGTCTTCTAGTCGCTTTCGGCCCAGTCAATCTGCCACGCCTCAGTGAAGTCACACTCGATGCCCACGCGCTCGCATTCACCCTTGCGCTGTCTGTGATTTCCGGGTTGCTGTTTGGATCGATCCCCGCAATCAAGTACGCCCGCACGCGCGCTGCTGCTGCTCTCTCCGGCGCCAACCGCACCGCCAGCGCCGGACGCGTGCGCCAGCGCTCACGCAGTGTGCTGGTCGTCGCCCAAGTCGCCATGGCTCTTGTTCTTCTGGTAAGCGCCCTGCTCATGATCCGCACTTTTGCCGCATTGCGCAACGTCGAGCCAGGGTTTACCGATCCAGATCACCTGCAGCTCATGCATATCTATATTCCTGATTTGCTTGTTGCCGATCCACGCACTGTCACACATCAGCAGAACGAGATCGCCGACAAAATCTCCGCGGTCCCCGGCGTCACATCGGTTGGATTTGCTGCAGCCGCTCCCATGGAAGGTTTCGAACCTAACTGGGATGAGATAGGCGCCGAGGGCAAAGTCTATCCGGGCGGCGAACCACCACTGCGCATGTTCAATTACGTGTCGCCGGGATACTTCCAGACTGCAGGCACGCGCATGGTTGCCGGACGTGACTTCACATGGTCCGATATCTACAACCTCAATCGATATGTAATCGTCTCAGAGAACTTCGCACGCGAAAACTGGGGCCCCGCATCTGCCGCAATCGGCAAACGGGTCCGTCAGTTCTCAAGCATGCCCTGGGTCGAGGTCATCGGCGTTGTGCAGGATGTGCGCCACAACGGCGTCGATGAGAAGGCTCCAGCAATCGTCTATTGGCCGGCGATGCTCGAAAGCCCTTATACCCGGACACCAACCCTTGACGCTCCTCGGGAAGTCACGTTTGCCATCCGCACCAATCGCGCCGGTTCAGAATCGCTGATCGGCGATGTTCAGCAGGCGGTCTGGTCTGTGAATAACAATCTTCCTGTGGCCACACCCAGCACCATGCAGGAAATCTATTCGAAGTCGATGGCGCGCACCTCCTTCACACTCACGATGCTCGCGATCGCCGGCACCATGGCGCTCGCGCTGGGCATCATCGGCATCTATGGAGTCCTGTCTTACGCCGTCGCTCAGCGCACCCGTGAAATCGGCATCCGCCTTGCTCTCGGCGCGCAGAAGAACGAACTGAAGTGGATGTTCGTCCGCTCCGCCCTCACCCTGACAGTCATCGGAGTCTCCATCGGCATTGCAGCCGCGGCAGCACTCACGCAATCCATGAAGGCGCTTCTTTTTGACATCAGCCCCCTCGACCCGCTTACGTTTCTTACGGTGCCCCTCATTCTCACCGCCGCCGCCCTACTCGCCAGCTATTTACCCGCAAGACGTGCCGCGGCCGTAAATCCCGTAGTAGCTCTCAGAGTCGAGTGA
- a CDS encoding PadR family transcriptional regulator, translating to MAKHPDDRDLFPGALEIMILQSLRHKPMHGYALVKHIKQVSDELLQVEEGSLYPALQRLLREGLLESDEGISAKGRPTRIYRLTDAGIRHLERELSSFGKMFDGITRVLAFSPR from the coding sequence ATGGCGAAACATCCTGACGACCGCGACCTCTTCCCTGGAGCGCTCGAAATCATGATCCTGCAGTCTCTCCGCCACAAGCCGATGCACGGATACGCCTTGGTGAAACACATCAAGCAGGTATCCGACGAACTGCTGCAGGTCGAAGAGGGTTCTCTCTACCCCGCCCTGCAACGCTTGCTTCGCGAAGGATTGCTCGAATCCGACGAGGGTATTTCCGCAAAGGGCCGTCCCACACGCATCTATAGGCTCACCGATGCGGGCATCCGGCACCTCGAGAGAGAACTTTCCAGCTTCGGCAAGATGTTCGACGGCATCACGCGCGTGCTCGCCTTTTCACCGCGCTGA
- a CDS encoding sigma 54-interacting transcriptional regulator gives MPMQTLVKSQPRFPAADRPGATPRATQFLAISTSGCRLVQQVATVAPHLELAVIEGESGVGKETLARVLHAQSAFARSNFFRCDVREWLLRDIDPEFLTGFTYLDRIDLLAAPGQALLLRVLKSLQSCPAGRLGLVASSETSLRDMALNGSFLPDLAFRFTAIRFSIPPLRERREDIAPLAALFLERLSERYRIPRFCFAPGTTARLLQHDWPGNARELFSVLESAVLESANGLIRAEDLPIVAAAVPLSHIRFQPPTVLNLDAVIQNHIRLVLDLNHGNKLKSARQLGISRSTLYRLLEVEAQPSR, from the coding sequence ATGCCGATGCAGACTCTGGTAAAGTCGCAACCTCGATTTCCCGCCGCCGATCGACCCGGCGCCACTCCCCGTGCAACTCAATTTCTCGCCATCAGCACATCGGGATGCAGACTCGTTCAACAGGTTGCTACCGTCGCGCCCCATCTCGAATTGGCCGTCATCGAAGGCGAGTCCGGAGTGGGAAAGGAAACTCTCGCACGCGTGCTTCACGCTCAATCCGCGTTTGCGCGTTCTAACTTCTTTCGTTGCGACGTACGCGAATGGCTTCTCAGAGATATCGATCCGGAGTTCCTCACCGGCTTCACATATCTCGATCGAATCGACCTTCTCGCCGCTCCCGGCCAAGCCCTTCTCCTTCGCGTTCTCAAATCGCTGCAAAGTTGCCCCGCTGGAAGACTAGGTCTAGTGGCCTCGTCTGAAACTTCGTTGCGCGACATGGCCCTCAACGGCAGCTTCCTCCCTGACCTTGCGTTTCGATTTACAGCGATTCGTTTTTCCATCCCGCCTCTGCGCGAACGCCGCGAAGACATCGCACCCCTAGCCGCCCTGTTTCTCGAACGCTTAAGTGAGCGTTATCGCATCCCACGCTTTTGCTTCGCTCCAGGCACGACTGCTCGTCTTCTTCAACACGACTGGCCCGGCAACGCGCGCGAACTTTTCAGCGTCCTCGAATCCGCAGTCCTTGAATCGGCCAACGGCTTGATCCGAGCAGAGGACCTGCCTATCGTAGCCGCCGCTGTGCCCTTGTCTCACATACGTTTTCAGCCGCCGACCGTTCTCAACCTCGACGCCGTCATTCAAAACCACATCCGCTTGGTCCTCGATCTTAACCACGGCAACAAACTCAAATCCGCCCGCCAGCTCGGCATTAGCCGTTCCACGCTCTATCGCCTTCTCGAGGTTGAAGCTCAACCCTCTCGTTAG
- a CDS encoding DUF885 domain-containing protein, which translates to MKRISSFAFAMLLACSCCVFAQLSPAVNAPTNPEDRTKALHTLFHDYWESVLKNQPEFASSIGDKRYNDQVSDFSVKAINEWLATEQEYLMKLAAIDPTGLSDQDKTSRELLMRDIADDQEGAEFKEWEMPVNQMGGIYSIYPQLVAEFSFTTVKDYDDWIARLHKIPEAFEQVTAEMSIGIDDKRVPPKFLLEKALEQVKQLAAQKPEDSPLALPLKKFPASISAEEQARIKTEMLAAITKEVQPAYNRFARFLEVAYIPAGRAEPGISALPDGAKYYNFLIRRTTTTKFTADQIHQIGLEEVKKDEAEMLTIAQKLGFKDLASFRASLKANPKNKPSSAEALLAVYRGYLTPMQARLPQLFGRLPKTSFEVVPVPDYIEKTAATAYYQSGTPDGSRPGRLFINTHNHSDRNLDEVEAIAYHEGLPGHHMQLSIGQELTGFPEFRKFEGYTAFVEGWGLYAERLGKDVGLYQDPYSDYGRVEGDILRAVRLVVDTGVHSKHWTRQQMVDYFHDHSAIDETDVQVEVDRYIAWPSQALAYKIGQLKILELRDRAKKELGSKFDIRTFHDQVIDSGALPLDVLEERITNWIATQKSTGK; encoded by the coding sequence TTGAAACGAATCTCCTCGTTCGCGTTCGCCATGTTGCTCGCTTGTTCCTGCTGTGTTTTCGCGCAGCTCTCGCCGGCCGTCAATGCGCCCACAAATCCGGAAGATCGCACTAAGGCGCTGCACACGCTCTTCCACGACTACTGGGAATCCGTCTTGAAAAATCAGCCGGAGTTTGCCTCCTCGATCGGCGACAAACGCTACAACGATCAGGTCTCGGACTTCTCCGTAAAGGCGATCAACGAATGGCTTGCGACCGAACAGGAATACCTGATGAAGCTCGCCGCCATCGATCCCACTGGCCTCTCAGATCAGGACAAGACCAGCCGTGAACTCCTGATGCGCGATATTGCGGACGACCAGGAAGGAGCGGAATTCAAGGAGTGGGAGATGCCGGTAAACCAGATGGGGGGCATTTACAGCATCTATCCGCAATTGGTTGCCGAGTTTAGCTTTACCACCGTAAAAGACTACGACGATTGGATCGCGCGCCTCCATAAAATCCCCGAGGCTTTCGAGCAGGTGACCGCTGAGATGTCGATCGGCATCGACGACAAACGCGTTCCGCCAAAATTCCTTCTTGAAAAAGCCCTGGAACAAGTGAAGCAACTCGCGGCTCAGAAGCCGGAAGATTCCCCGCTCGCTCTGCCCCTCAAGAAGTTTCCGGCCTCCATCTCTGCCGAGGAACAGGCCCGAATCAAGACCGAAATGCTCGCCGCCATCACCAAGGAAGTGCAACCTGCATACAACCGGTTTGCCCGCTTCCTCGAAGTCGCCTACATCCCCGCCGGCCGCGCCGAGCCTGGCATCTCTGCGCTTCCCGATGGCGCAAAATACTACAACTTCCTCATTCGCCGCACGACGACAACCAAATTTACCGCAGACCAGATTCATCAGATCGGCCTCGAAGAAGTGAAGAAGGATGAAGCCGAGATGCTGACCATCGCTCAGAAACTCGGCTTCAAGGATTTGGCAAGCTTTCGCGCCAGTCTCAAGGCCAACCCCAAGAACAAACCATCCTCGGCTGAGGCTTTGTTAGCTGTGTATCGGGGATACCTCACTCCTATGCAAGCGAGATTGCCGCAACTGTTCGGCAGATTGCCAAAAACTTCGTTCGAGGTTGTCCCTGTTCCTGACTACATCGAGAAGACCGCGGCCACCGCGTACTATCAATCCGGCACGCCCGACGGCAGTCGGCCCGGCCGTCTATTCATCAACACTCACAATCACTCCGACCGCAATCTTGATGAAGTCGAAGCCATTGCGTATCACGAAGGCTTGCCTGGCCATCATATGCAACTCTCCATCGGCCAGGAACTCACCGGCTTTCCGGAGTTTCGCAAGTTTGAGGGATACACGGCGTTTGTTGAGGGCTGGGGTCTCTACGCCGAGCGGCTGGGCAAGGATGTCGGGCTCTACCAGGACCCCTATTCGGATTATGGCCGCGTTGAAGGGGACATCCTGCGAGCCGTTCGCCTTGTGGTTGATACAGGGGTGCACTCGAAGCATTGGACACGACAGCAGATGGTCGACTATTTCCACGACCACTCCGCCATTGATGAAACAGATGTTCAGGTTGAGGTCGATCGCTACATCGCGTGGCCCAGCCAGGCTCTAGCCTACAAAATCGGCCAGCTCAAAATCCTCGAACTCCGTGACCGCGCAAAAAAGGAACTAGGGTCCAAGTTCGACATCCGCACCTTCCACGACCAGGTCATCGACTCCGGCGCCCTGCCCCTGGACGTCCTCGAAGAACGCATCACAAACTGGATCGCCACTCAGAAATCCACTGGGAAGTGA